A stretch of the Pelmatolapia mariae isolate MD_Pm_ZW linkage group LG23, Pm_UMD_F_2, whole genome shotgun sequence genome encodes the following:
- the tmem47 gene encoding transmembrane protein 47, protein MASSVSGTEEVRVTALTPLKLVGLVCVFLALCLDVGAMLSPAWVTADDQYSLSLWESCWKPVSSEDWSCNNTLATDWQIATLALLLGGAALTLLAFLVALFSLCFGSRSRCYKPVAIMLFSAVVLQVCSLVLFPIKFIETVSLRIYHEFNWGYGLAWGSTIFSFGGALLYCLNPKNYEDYY, encoded by the exons ATGGCTTCATCCGTGAGCGGCACAGAGGAGGTGCGGGTGACGGCGTTGACGCCCCTGAAGTTGGTGGGACTTGTGTGCGTCTTTCTCGCTCTCTGCCTGGATGTCGGTGCCATGTTGAGCCCGGCGTGGGTCACCGCGGATGACCAGTACTCCCTGTCCCTGTGGGAGTCTTGCTGGAAGCCCGTCAGCTCCGAGGATTGGTCCTGCAACAACACGCTGGCCACGG ACTGGCAGATCGCCACCCTGGCTCTGCTGTTAGGGGGAGCAGCCCTCACGCTGCTCGCCTTCCTCGTGGCGCTGTTCTCCCTGTGCTTTGGCTCCAGGAGTCGCTGCTACAAGCCTGTGGCCAtcatgcttttctctgcag TTGTGCTCCAAGTGTGCAGCTTGGTTCTCTTCCCCATCAAGTTCATAGAGACGGTCAGTCTGAGGATCTACCATGAATTTAACTGGGGCTACGGCCTGGCATGGGGATCCACCATCTTCTCTTTCGGAGGTGCCCTCCTCTACTGCCTCAACCCCAAAAACTATGAAGACTACTACTGA